The nucleotide window CGCGTCGATGAATGACACCCGCAACCGCAGCGTCGTGGCCGGCGTGGCCCTGCTGACCCTGTTCGCCAGCGAACGTGCGCTGGCCGCTGGTATGGCGCACATGAACCATGGCCAGATGAACCATGAAAGCATGGGCCATGGCCCGGCTACGCCCAGCCCGCCGCGCACGCCCCTGCCTGCAATCACCGACGCCGACCGCCGCGCCGCCTTCCCGCCACTGCCTGGGCACCAGGTACACGACCGGGCGCTGAACTGGGCGGTGATCGTCGACAAGCTTGAATACCAGAACTTCGAGAGCAGCAGTGCCCTGAACTGGAACGCCACGGCCTGGGTCGGCGGCGATATCGACCGCCTGTGGCTGCGCACGGAAGGCGAACGCGAGCAAGGCAAGACACACAAGGCCGAAGTGCAGGCGCTGTGGGGCCATGCCGTGAGCCCGTGGTGGGAGCTGGTGGCCGGCGTGCGCCAGGACTTCAAGCCCGCCAGCGGCCAGACCTGGGCCGGCTTCGGCATTCAAGGCACGCCGCTGTATGGCCTGGAGCTGCAAGCCACCGCCTACGCCGGCGAGCGGCAACAGACCGCGCTGCGCCTGGAGGCCGCTTACGCTATGCTGCTGACCAACCGCTGGATACTGGAACCGAACCTGGAAGCCAACCTCTACGGCCGCAACGACGCCAGGCGCGAGCAAGGCGCCGGGCTGGCCGACAGCGAGGTGGGCCTGCGGCTGCGCTACGAGATCACGCGCGGTTTCGCGCCCTACATCGGGGTCAGTTTCAATCGCCTGTACGGCACGCGTGCCGACCAGGCCCGCGAAGACGGCGAAGACCTGGGCCAGACCCGCCTGGTTGCCGGTATCCGCCTGCGTTTCTAAAGGAGTGCCTCACCATGCTGCGCAAACACCTGCTGCCCCTGGGCCTGCTGGCCATCACCGGTCTGGCCCAGGCCGCCGAGACCATCGACGTCTACCGCGACCCCAACTGCGGCTGCTGCAAGGCCTGGATCAGCCACCTGCGTGACAATGGTTTCACCGTCAACGACCACGTCGAGCCGAACATGAGCGCGGTCAAGCAGCGCCTGGGCGTGGCGCCGCGCCTGGCGTCGTGCCACACCGGGGTGATCGACGGCAAGTTCGTCGAAGGCCATGTGCCGGCCGAGCAGGTGCGCCTGCTGGCAAAGCGTAGCGACCTCAAGGGCCTGGCCGTACCGGGCATGCCCATGGGCTCGCCCGGCATGGAAATGGGTGACCACAAGGATGCCTACCAGGTCATCGGCGTAACCCAGGATGGCCAGGACACCGTTGTAGCCAACTACTGATGCTCAGCTTGTGGGCGCTATTTCTCAGCGCCTTCGGCGCCGCCACCCTGCTGCCGCTGCAATCGGAAGCCGTGCTGGTCGGCCTGTTGCTCCGCCAGCCCGAGGCCTGGGCAACCCTGCTGCTGGTGGCCACCCTGGGCAATGTGCTGGGTTCGGTCGTCAATTGGCTGCTGGGCCGCGCCGTCGAGCACCTGCGCGACAAACGCTGGTTCCCGTTCAGCGCTGCCCAACTGCAGCGCGCGCAGCGGCGTTACCAGCGCTGGGGGCAGTGGTCGTTGCTGCTCAGCTGGATGCCGGTGATCGGCGACCCGCTGACCTTGATCGCCGGGATCATGCGGGAACCCTTCTGGCGCTTCCTGCTGCTGGTGACCCTGGCCAAGGCTGGCCGTTATGCGGTGCTGGCGATGATTACCCTGGGCTGGTTTCACGCCTGGTAACACCTTTCACGTTCCCGGCGCGCGCCTGGCTGCTAAAGTCGCCCTCTCCTATATGGCCCTACACGGAGTGCCCCATGCTGCGCGCAACCGCCCTGGCCCTGGCCTGCCTTGTCGGCAGCCCGGCCATCGCCGCCGAAACGCCTACCTACGGCCCCCAGCTCGAGGGCTTCAGCTACCCCCACCCGCTCAAGCACTTTGACTTCAAGTCCCAGGGCCAGTCCCTGCAGATGGGCTACATGGACGTCGCCGCACAAGGCCAGGCCAACGGCCACAGCGTGGTGCTGATGCACGGCAAGAACTTCTGCGCCGCCACCTGGGAAACCACCATCGACGCGCTGAGCAAGGCCGGTTACCGGGTCATCGCCCCCGATCAGGTCGGCTTCTGCACTTCCAGCAAGCCCGCGCATTACCAGTACAGCTTCCAGCAGTTGGCCGACAACACCCATGCCTTGCTCGAACAGCTGGGTATCAGGCAAACCATCGTGCTCGGGCATTCCACGGGCGGCATGCTCGCCACCCGCTATGCGCTGATGTACCCGCAGCAGGTGGAACGCCTGGCCATGGTCAACCCGATTGGCCTGGAAGACTGGAAAGCCCTGGGCGTGCCCTACCGTACGGTGGACCAGTGGTATGCGCGCGAGCTCAAGCTGGATGCCGAGGGCGTGCGCGAGTATGAGCGCAAGACTTACTACGCCGGGCGCTGGAAGCCGGAGTACGAGCGCTGGGTACAGATGCTGGCGGGCCTGAACAAGGGGCCGGGGCATGAAGCGGTGGCGTGGAACTCGGCGCTGATCTACGACATGATCTTCACTCAGCCGGTGTACCACGAGTTCAAGGACTTGCAGATGCCGACCTTGCTGCTGATCGGCGACAAGGACACCACGGCCATTGGCAGCGATATCGCACCGCCGGAAGTGAAGGCGAAGCTGGGCAAGTATGCCGTGCTGGGGCCACAGGTGGCCAAGCTGATCCCCAAAGGTGAACTGATCACTTTCGAAGGCATGGGGCATGCGCCGCAGATCGAAGAACCCGTGCGGTTCAACCGTACCCTGGTCGAGTGGCTGGCCAAGTGAAACGGGGGCCGCTTTGCGGCCCCCGGCACTCTTCAGCCAAACCGCTGTAGTTGCATCTCCCGCAACCGGCTCAAGGTCCGCTGGTACGGGAATGCCAGATACCCTTGCGTATACAGCTCTTGCAGCGGCACCTCGGCCTCGAGGTACAGTGCCACACGGCGGTCGTAGCACTCATCGACCAGGGCGATGAAGCGGCGTACCGCATCGTCCTTGGGCGACAGCGCCGGCAGCTCACGGTCGCCTGCCACCACCCGCGCCGCACCATCTTCAGTGCCACGCGCAATGCGACCGGCCTGCTGCTTACCGCCCAGCGCCGGAATACCCGACACCAGGATGGCCGGAAAACGGTCGCAAAGTGCCATGAATTCCATGGCCGCCAGCGGTTGTTCGCACAGGTCGGTGAAGCGGCACCAGATAGCCTGCTCGCTGCGCCGCACGACCCGCACCTGCCTGGAGCCGATAACCAAGGGCTGATCAGTACCCGTGTGATCCGGGCTGAGCTGGCAGAACACCTCGCCCAGCGGGCTGGCCTGCCCTGTCGCTGCCACCCAGTAGCGCTGCCGCTCTGCACCGGGGTGCAGGCGGTGGTCCTGCTCGCCCGCCACCGGCAGTACCTGCATGTGCCGCTCAATGGCGGCGATGGCCGGCAGGAACCGCTCGCGGTTGAAACCGTCGCGGTAGAGATGATCGGGTGGCTGGTTGGAGGTGGCGACGATCACCACGCCCTGGTCGAACAGTACCTGGAACAAGCGGCCGAGGATGATCGCGTCGCCAATGTCGTTGACGAACAGTTCGTCGAAGCACAACACGCGGATCTGCCCTGCCAACTCCCGGGCCAACGCCAGCAGCGGGTCAGCGGTGCCATTGAGCTGGAACAGGCGCTGGTGGACCCAGGCCATGAAGTGATGAAAATGCTGGCGCCGGCTGGACACGCACAAGCAGCGGTGGAACTGGTCCATTAGCCAAGTCTTGCCCCGGCCGACCGGGCCCCAGAGGTAGATGCCCTGGGTGGGGCAGCCCTGCTCGACAGCCACGAAGCAGGCCTGCAAGGCCTCGACGGCGCGGGCCTGGGCAGGGTCGTCAGCGTAGCCCTGAGTGCTCAGGGCTTGCTGGTAAAGGGATTGGGGAGTGATGGCCATGGCCGCATTCTACACAGGTCCCTGTAGGAGCGGCCTTGTGCCGCGATGGGCCGCGCAGCGGCCCCAGGACTTCGGCATTGCAGCATAGATTGTTGGGGCCGCTCTGCGGCCCATCGCGGCACAAGGCCGCTCCTACAGGGACCGCGTCAGTCGGCCAGGCCTACCTTCAGCAATGCGCCGTCCTTGTCATCGGTCAGCACATAGATGTAGCCATCCGGCCCAACCCGCACATCGCGGATACGCGCCTTCAAGTCACCGAGCAAACGCTCCTCATGCACCACCTTGTCGCCCTTCAGCTGCAAACGGATCAGCTCCTGTGTCGCCAGTGCACCAATGAACAGGTTGTGGTCCCAGGCCTTGAATGTCGGGCTGTCGTAGAACGCCATGCCGCTGATACCCGGTGACTTCTCCCACACATGGTGTGGGTCGACCATGCCGTCCACATGCTTGCCCTTGGCCTCGGGAATCGGCAGCAGCGAGTAGTTGATGCCATGGGTCGCAATCGGCCAGCCATAGTTCTTGCCGGGCTCGGGGATGTTGATTTCGTCGCCACCGCGCGGGCCGTGCTCGTGGGTCCACAGCTTGCCGGTCCAGGGGTTGAGCGCGGCACCTTGTTGGTTGCGGTGGCCGAACGACCAGATCTCCGGCCGCACGTTGTCCTTGCCGACGAAGGGGTTGTCCTTGGGCACTTCGCCATCCGGCAAAATGCGCACGATCTTGCCTTGCAACTTGTCCAGGTCCTGGGCGGTGGGGCGCTGGTTGTTCTCGCCCAACGCGATGAACAGATAGCCGTCGCGGTCGAACACCAGGCGCGAGCCGAAGTGGTTGCCCACCGACAGCTTGGGCTGCTGGCGGAAGATCACGCTGAAGTTATCCAGCCGCGCGCGGTCTTCGGACAGCTGGCCACGACCGACGGCGGTACCGGCCTTGCCGTCACTGCCCTCCTCGGCGTAGGACAGGTACACGGTACGGTCCTTGTCGAACTCCGGCGACAGCACGACATCCAGCAGGCCGCCCTGGCCCTCGGCCCACACCTTGGGCACGCCGCTGATCGGCGGGCCGACCTTGCCTTCAGCGTTGACCACCCGCAGGTTGCCAGCGCGCTCGGTTACCAGCATGTCCTTGCCGCCCGGC belongs to Pseudomonas putida NBRC 14164 and includes:
- the zapE gene encoding cell division protein ZapE produces the protein MAITPQSLYQQALSTQGYADDPAQARAVEALQACFVAVEQGCPTQGIYLWGPVGRGKTWLMDQFHRCLCVSSRRQHFHHFMAWVHQRLFQLNGTADPLLALARELAGQIRVLCFDELFVNDIGDAIILGRLFQVLFDQGVVIVATSNQPPDHLYRDGFNRERFLPAIAAIERHMQVLPVAGEQDHRLHPGAERQRYWVAATGQASPLGEVFCQLSPDHTGTDQPLVIGSRQVRVVRRSEQAIWCRFTDLCEQPLAAMEFMALCDRFPAILVSGIPALGGKQQAGRIARGTEDGAARVVAGDRELPALSPKDDAVRRFIALVDECYDRRVALYLEAEVPLQELYTQGYLAFPYQRTLSRLREMQLQRFG
- a CDS encoding copper resistance protein B, with amino-acid sequence MNDTRNRSVVAGVALLTLFASERALAAGMAHMNHGQMNHESMGHGPATPSPPRTPLPAITDADRRAAFPPLPGHQVHDRALNWAVIVDKLEYQNFESSSALNWNATAWVGGDIDRLWLRTEGEREQGKTHKAEVQALWGHAVSPWWELVAGVRQDFKPASGQTWAGFGIQGTPLYGLELQATAYAGERQQTALRLEAAYAMLLTNRWILEPNLEANLYGRNDARREQGAGLADSEVGLRLRYEITRGFAPYIGVSFNRLYGTRADQAREDGEDLGQTRLVAGIRLRF
- a CDS encoding DUF411 domain-containing protein — its product is MLRKHLLPLGLLAITGLAQAAETIDVYRDPNCGCCKAWISHLRDNGFTVNDHVEPNMSAVKQRLGVAPRLASCHTGVIDGKFVEGHVPAEQVRLLAKRSDLKGLAVPGMPMGSPGMEMGDHKDAYQVIGVTQDGQDTVVANY
- a CDS encoding alpha/beta fold hydrolase, which gives rise to MLRATALALACLVGSPAIAAETPTYGPQLEGFSYPHPLKHFDFKSQGQSLQMGYMDVAAQGQANGHSVVLMHGKNFCAATWETTIDALSKAGYRVIAPDQVGFCTSSKPAHYQYSFQQLADNTHALLEQLGIRQTIVLGHSTGGMLATRYALMYPQQVERLAMVNPIGLEDWKALGVPYRTVDQWYARELKLDAEGVREYERKTYYAGRWKPEYERWVQMLAGLNKGPGHEAVAWNSALIYDMIFTQPVYHEFKDLQMPTLLLIGDKDTTAIGSDIAPPEVKAKLGKYAVLGPQVAKLIPKGELITFEGMGHAPQIEEPVRFNRTLVEWLAK
- a CDS encoding YqaA family protein — encoded protein: MLSLWALFLSAFGAATLLPLQSEAVLVGLLLRQPEAWATLLLVATLGNVLGSVVNWLLGRAVEHLRDKRWFPFSAAQLQRAQRRYQRWGQWSLLLSWMPVIGDPLTLIAGIMREPFWRFLLLVTLAKAGRYAVLAMITLGWFHAW
- a CDS encoding PQQ-dependent sugar dehydrogenase yields the protein MPRATWLATLTAAALMPLLAQAAAEQQFRSEEGTLTVSTLADGLRNPWALAFLPGGKDMLVTERAGNLRVVNAEGKVGPPISGVPKVWAEGQGGLLDVVLSPEFDKDRTVYLSYAEEGSDGKAGTAVGRGQLSEDRARLDNFSVIFRQQPKLSVGNHFGSRLVFDRDGYLFIALGENNQRPTAQDLDKLQGKIVRILPDGEVPKDNPFVGKDNVRPEIWSFGHRNQQGAALNPWTGKLWTHEHGPRGGDEINIPEPGKNYGWPIATHGINYSLLPIPEAKGKHVDGMVDPHHVWEKSPGISGMAFYDSPTFKAWDHNLFIGALATQELIRLQLKGDKVVHEERLLGDLKARIRDVRVGPDGYIYVLTDDKDGALLKVGLAD